Proteins encoded by one window of Roseofilum capinflatum BLCC-M114:
- a CDS encoding AAA family ATPase encodes MTDSCRLMILIGLPGSGKSTLAYQLMAAWPTYRLVSTDAIRGQLFGDPAVQGDWRLVWHQVRLQFQSALLEGASTIYDATNVKRANRQDVIKLGRELGFSTITGIWIRTRLQECLARNRSRDRQVPEEIILSMYRQLWGAPPSLSEGMDHLIFYQPTRKP; translated from the coding sequence ATGACTGACTCCTGCCGACTGATGATATTAATTGGTCTTCCAGGTAGCGGAAAATCCACCCTAGCTTACCAGTTGATGGCGGCCTGGCCGACCTATCGACTGGTTTCTACGGATGCCATTCGCGGGCAGTTGTTTGGAGATCCAGCCGTTCAAGGAGATTGGCGCTTAGTTTGGCATCAGGTGAGGTTACAGTTTCAATCGGCTCTACTCGAAGGAGCATCGACGATTTATGATGCGACTAATGTGAAACGAGCCAACCGCCAGGATGTGATTAAGCTCGGCCGTGAGTTAGGATTTTCCACAATTACCGGGATTTGGATCAGGACGCGGTTACAGGAGTGTTTAGCCAGAAATCGATCGCGCGATCGCCAGGTTCCCGAAGAGATAATCTTAAGCATGTACCGCCAGCTCTGGGGTGCGCCTCCGAGTCTGAGCGAAGGAATGGATCATTTGATTTTTTATCAACCCACAAGGAAACCGTAA
- a CDS encoding phytochelatin synthase family protein, whose translation MHRLFNVRRRLSILVLGMVLLGGRTVAQTLPVAERLIELDSSLGEQWLIDSRARQDYVPLSIQFETQQNQAFCGVASMVMVLNALGIEAPDAPEYGRKRFTQENIFNRKTDGVITQETIARQGMTLEELGAFLARYPVNTQVYHGGDVSLREFRQLMVENLQQPDNFVLVNYLRKSIEQERGGHISPVAAYHRQSDRFLILDVARYKYPPIWVSAEDLWNSTRTVDSVSGKTKGLVLVTSRNE comes from the coding sequence ATGCATCGATTGTTCAATGTTCGTCGTCGTCTCTCTATTCTCGTGTTAGGGATGGTTTTGCTGGGGGGCAGAACGGTTGCCCAAACTTTGCCCGTTGCTGAACGGTTAATTGAGTTAGATTCATCACTAGGGGAGCAGTGGTTAATCGACAGCCGCGCTCGCCAAGATTATGTGCCCTTGAGCATTCAGTTTGAAACCCAGCAAAATCAGGCGTTTTGTGGGGTGGCGAGTATGGTTATGGTGTTGAATGCTTTGGGCATTGAGGCTCCGGATGCACCAGAGTATGGTAGAAAGCGGTTTACTCAAGAGAATATTTTTAACCGTAAAACGGATGGGGTAATTACTCAAGAGACGATCGCCAGGCAAGGGATGACGTTGGAAGAGTTAGGGGCTTTTTTAGCCCGTTATCCGGTGAATACTCAGGTCTATCACGGAGGGGATGTGAGTTTACGGGAATTTCGCCAGTTAATGGTAGAAAACTTACAACAGCCGGATAATTTTGTCCTGGTCAATTATTTACGAAAGTCCATTGAACAGGAGCGAGGGGGCCATATTTCTCCAGTGGCAGCTTATCATCGTCAGAGCGATCGCTTCCTAATTCTGGATGTAGCCCGCTACAAGTATCCTCCGATTTGGGTCAGTGCTGAAGATCTCTGGAACTCCACCCGCACTGTCGATTCAGTTTCGGGGAAAACCAAGGGGTTGGTGCTGGTTACCTCAAGGAATGAGTAA
- the hoxU gene encoding bidirectional hydrogenase complex protein HoxU, which produces MSVKTLTIDGIDVAIEEGSTLLDAAKEAGVEIPTLCHLEGVSDVGACRLCLVEVKGIPKLLPACVTEVSEGMEVNTQTDTLKEYRRMTVELLFAEGNHMCAFCVANGNCELQDVAIAVGMDHSRFEYRFPNREVDISHPQFGIDHNRCILCTRCVRVCDQIEGAHVWDVSGRGGTAKIISGLNQPWGEVNACTSCGKCVNACPTGSIFRKGTTTAEKESDREKLEFLVNARTKHQWTR; this is translated from the coding sequence ATGTCTGTAAAAACCCTAACAATTGATGGAATTGATGTGGCCATTGAAGAAGGTTCAACCCTTCTAGATGCAGCCAAAGAAGCAGGGGTTGAGATCCCGACCCTATGTCATTTAGAAGGAGTTTCGGATGTGGGCGCTTGTCGCCTCTGTTTAGTGGAAGTCAAAGGGATTCCTAAGTTACTTCCCGCTTGCGTGACCGAAGTCTCTGAAGGAATGGAGGTCAATACGCAAACCGACACCCTGAAAGAGTATCGGCGCATGACCGTTGAGTTGCTCTTTGCAGAAGGCAATCATATGTGTGCTTTTTGTGTCGCTAATGGCAACTGTGAACTTCAGGATGTGGCGATCGCCGTCGGTATGGATCATTCCCGCTTTGAGTATCGCTTCCCCAACCGCGAGGTTGATATCTCCCATCCCCAATTTGGTATCGATCACAACCGATGCATCCTCTGTACTCGGTGCGTCCGTGTCTGCGATCAGATTGAAGGGGCCCATGTCTGGGATGTTTCTGGACGGGGAGGTACAGCTAAAATTATCTCTGGTTTAAATCAACCTTGGGGTGAAGTGAATGCTTGCACCTCCTGTGGTAAATGTGTCAATGCTTGTCCTACGGGGTCAATTTTCCGCAAGGGAACGACTACCGCAGAGAAAGAAAGCGATCGCGAGAAACTAGAGTTCCTAGTCAACGCTCGCACCAAACACCAATGGACAAGATAA
- the hemE gene encoding uroporphyrinogen decarboxylase, with protein MTQSTEIPYLLRATRGEVLPRPPVWMMRQAGRYMKVYRDLRDKYPSFRERSENPELSLEISLQPYRAFEPDGVILFSDILTPLPGMGVPFDIVESKGPIIDPPIRSLDQVEAVTPLNPEESLPFVGQVLQELRKEVGNKAAVLGFVGSPWTLAAYMIEGKTSKTYSNIKRMAFSEPQMLHQLLGKVADSIATYVKYQIKNGAQVVQLFDSWAGNLSPIDYEALALPYQQRVVKQVKAEYPDTPLILYISGSAGVFDLMPKSGVDIISVDWTVDMKDARSRLPETMGVQGNVDPGALFGSQDFIRDRMIDTVRKAGNQRHILNLGHGILPGTPEENAQFFFETAKQMDQLLATC; from the coding sequence ATGACCCAATCAACTGAGATACCCTATCTATTACGCGCTACCCGTGGAGAAGTCCTCCCTCGCCCCCCCGTATGGATGATGCGGCAGGCAGGGCGCTACATGAAAGTTTACCGTGACTTGCGAGATAAGTATCCAAGCTTTCGGGAGCGCTCCGAAAATCCCGAACTCTCCCTAGAAATTTCTCTGCAACCCTATCGCGCCTTTGAACCCGATGGGGTGATCCTATTTTCCGATATTCTCACCCCCTTACCGGGAATGGGGGTTCCCTTCGATATTGTCGAAAGCAAAGGGCCGATCATTGACCCCCCCATTCGCTCCCTAGACCAGGTGGAAGCGGTGACTCCCTTAAACCCAGAAGAGTCCCTCCCCTTTGTCGGACAAGTCTTGCAGGAGTTACGCAAAGAAGTGGGTAATAAGGCGGCTGTATTAGGGTTTGTGGGGTCTCCTTGGACGTTAGCTGCTTATATGATTGAAGGCAAAACCTCGAAGACCTACAGCAATATTAAGCGCATGGCCTTTAGTGAGCCGCAGATGTTACATCAACTGTTGGGTAAGGTCGCTGACTCGATCGCCACTTACGTCAAATACCAGATTAAAAACGGCGCTCAAGTGGTACAACTGTTTGACTCTTGGGCCGGTAACCTCAGTCCCATTGACTATGAAGCTCTAGCTCTCCCCTATCAACAACGGGTGGTTAAGCAAGTCAAAGCTGAATACCCCGATACGCCCCTGATTCTATACATTAGCGGCAGTGCAGGGGTATTTGACCTGATGCCCAAATCGGGAGTCGATATCATCAGTGTAGACTGGACGGTGGATATGAAGGATGCCCGGTCTCGCCTACCGGAAACCATGGGGGTACAAGGCAATGTCGATCCCGGTGCGCTCTTTGGGTCTCAGGACTTTATCCGCGATCGCATGATCGACACCGTTCGCAAAGCCGGTAACCAACGGCATATCCTCAACCTCGGTCATGGGATTTTACCTGGAACACCAGAAGAAAATGCCCAGTTTTTCTTTGAAACCGCAAAACAAATGGATCAACTGCTGGCGACCTGTTAA
- a CDS encoding YwqG family protein, giving the protein MNNDPDQRPLSSILEPYRDRIAATIKPYLRMTLVADESLTWWSSKFPGYRNTQAGFPYLPKGMTYPQTPEGQYLHLLCQINFDQMPVLDGFPQQGILQFYIADGVGWGCPEPNYGDRFKATWYQQNTFRILYFPELELDEANLVTHFDFLPEKNPDVLDPYPQDCSAIEWHSGVAPMSCDDYQIYNLIFEGYARTTNEELEAYSIEVEEYCGEIHIGGYATFAQEDPRDFAFEEIEGPLDTVLLKISMPENVLLFYIQESDLRRRDFSHVLYTFS; this is encoded by the coding sequence ATGAACAATGACCCCGATCAACGACCTTTATCCTCCATCTTAGAGCCTTATCGCGATCGCATTGCCGCCACAATCAAGCCCTACCTCAGAATGACCTTAGTTGCGGATGAAAGCCTGACCTGGTGGAGCAGCAAATTTCCTGGGTATCGTAACACTCAGGCAGGATTTCCCTATCTACCCAAAGGGATGACCTATCCCCAAACCCCAGAAGGTCAATATCTTCATCTTCTCTGCCAAATTAACTTTGATCAAATGCCTGTACTGGACGGATTTCCACAGCAGGGAATTCTCCAGTTCTACATTGCCGATGGGGTGGGGTGGGGGTGTCCCGAACCTAACTATGGTGACCGATTTAAGGCCACTTGGTATCAGCAAAATACCTTTCGTATTCTCTATTTTCCTGAACTGGAACTAGATGAAGCTAATCTGGTTACCCATTTTGATTTTCTTCCCGAAAAAAATCCTGACGTTCTCGACCCCTATCCCCAAGACTGTTCCGCCATTGAGTGGCATTCTGGTGTAGCTCCCATGTCTTGTGATGATTATCAGATCTACAACCTAATCTTTGAGGGGTATGCTCGCACCACCAACGAAGAGCTAGAGGCATACTCTATAGAAGTAGAGGAATATTGTGGTGAAATCCACATCGGAGGTTATGCTACTTTCGCTCAAGAAGATCCCCGTGATTTTGCCTTCGAGGAAATTGAAGGGCCACTCGATACGGTTTTACTGAAAATTTCTATGCCAGAAAATGTATTGTTGTTTTATATCCAGGAATCTGATTTACGCCGACGAGATTTTTCTCATGTCCTGTATACTTTTTCATAG
- a CDS encoding NAD-dependent epimerase/dehydratase family protein, with translation MTRTPSTPKKKRIFMTGASGCIGHYIAESLIQNTGHELFFLVRKPEKLKFDYQARSGITLLENDLREISQYNDLLSTVDGAILAATAWGGPREVFDINVVKTIQLIKALDPNVCNQVIYFSTASILGQQNQLLPQAGQLGTDYIRSKYDCYQQLSKLTSAPPISVVFPTLVFGGDDHKPHSHLSSGLSEIPKWINLARFLSADGSFHFLHAYDIAQIITHLVDYPLPPDSKEDFAFSNHLVLGNPVIKIDDAVEEICRFLNKKIYFRIPLSVALADTLIGILRLIGVKIEMAAWDQFCMRYRHFCYQNPVSPTTFGLTTYCPTLSDLLKISGVSPKLEQEQL, from the coding sequence ATGACCCGAACCCCATCAACCCCGAAAAAAAAACGGATTTTCATGACCGGTGCAAGCGGTTGCATTGGCCACTATATCGCCGAATCTCTGATTCAAAATACCGGTCATGAGTTGTTTTTTCTTGTCAGAAAACCCGAAAAACTCAAATTCGACTATCAAGCGCGATCGGGGATCACCCTATTAGAAAACGATTTGCGTGAAATTAGTCAATATAACGATCTGTTAAGTACCGTTGATGGGGCCATTTTAGCCGCGACCGCTTGGGGAGGGCCAAGGGAAGTATTTGATATTAATGTCGTTAAAACCATTCAACTCATTAAAGCCTTAGACCCGAATGTTTGTAACCAAGTCATCTACTTTTCTACCGCCAGCATTTTAGGTCAACAAAATCAGCTTTTACCCCAAGCTGGACAGTTAGGAACCGATTATATTCGCTCTAAATATGACTGTTATCAGCAACTGAGTAAACTCACCAGCGCTCCCCCCATTTCCGTTGTCTTTCCTACCTTAGTCTTTGGCGGAGATGACCATAAACCCCACTCCCATCTCTCTTCTGGACTCTCAGAAATTCCCAAATGGATTAACTTGGCTCGGTTTTTGAGCGCTGATGGCAGTTTTCATTTTCTCCACGCCTATGATATTGCCCAAATTATTACCCATTTGGTCGATTATCCTCTCCCTCCTGATTCCAAAGAAGATTTTGCTTTTTCCAATCATCTAGTTTTAGGGAATCCTGTGATAAAAATTGATGATGCTGTGGAAGAAATTTGCCGGTTTTTGAATAAAAAAATCTATTTTCGCATTCCTCTATCTGTTGCTCTAGCTGATACCTTGATTGGGATTTTGCGGCTGATTGGTGTAAAAATTGAAATGGCCGCTTGGGATCAGTTTTGTATGCGCTATCGCCATTTTTGCTATCAAAACCCCGTCAGTCCGACTACGTTTGGTTTAACTACCTATTGCCCCACCTTAAGCGATTTACTTAAAATTAGCGGAGTCAGCCCCAAACTAGAGCAGGAGCAATTATAG
- a CDS encoding glucose-1-phosphate adenylyltransferase has translation MKNVLGIILGGGAGTRLYPLTKLRAKPAVPLAGKYRLIDIPVSNCVNSEIYKIYVLTQFNSASLNRHVTRAYSFSSFSEGFVEILAAQQTASDRTSWFEGTADAVRKYLWLMEEWDIDEYLILSGDHLYRMDYRDFINYHRESQADVTLSVVPIDEERASDFGLMKIDDTGRIIDFSEKPKGDDLKKMAVDTTVLGLSPEEAKQKPYIASMGIYIFNKDLMGKLLTENPDQKDFGKEVLPFAATQGYKVQAYLFNDYWEDIGTIKAFYDANLALTEQPTPPFSFYNEIAPIYSRSRFLPPSKLLDAKVTESIVAEGCILKNCTIHHSVLGVRSRVEGNCVVEDSMLMGADFYEPFAERQSGTQQGKVPVGIGEGSTIRGAIIDKNARIGRNVQIINKDHVEEGNNKETEKLGFLIRGGVVVIIKNATIPDGTVI, from the coding sequence GTGAAAAATGTCTTAGGGATCATTCTTGGAGGAGGGGCAGGAACTAGGCTGTATCCTCTGACCAAACTACGGGCTAAACCGGCTGTACCGTTAGCTGGTAAATACCGGTTGATTGACATTCCCGTTAGTAACTGTGTCAACTCCGAGATTTACAAAATCTACGTTCTCACTCAATTCAACTCGGCTTCCCTGAACCGCCATGTAACCCGTGCTTACAGCTTTTCCAGTTTCTCGGAAGGCTTTGTAGAAATTCTGGCAGCTCAACAGACGGCAAGCGATCGCACCAGTTGGTTTGAAGGAACCGCCGATGCGGTGCGTAAATACCTGTGGTTAATGGAAGAATGGGATATTGATGAATACCTGATTCTATCCGGGGATCATCTGTACCGTATGGATTATCGGGACTTCATCAACTACCACCGGGAAAGCCAGGCTGATGTTACCCTGTCTGTGGTTCCCATCGATGAAGAACGAGCCTCTGATTTTGGCTTAATGAAAATTGATGATACCGGACGCATCATTGATTTCAGTGAGAAACCCAAGGGAGACGATCTCAAGAAGATGGCTGTGGATACCACCGTTTTGGGGCTTTCTCCCGAAGAAGCCAAACAAAAGCCCTATATTGCCTCCATGGGGATTTATATCTTCAATAAGGATTTGATGGGTAAACTGCTTACAGAGAATCCCGATCAAAAAGATTTTGGTAAGGAAGTGCTACCCTTTGCAGCCACTCAGGGTTATAAAGTGCAGGCTTACCTGTTTAATGATTATTGGGAAGATATCGGAACCATCAAAGCCTTTTATGACGCGAACTTGGCTCTGACGGAACAACCGACACCCCCGTTTAGCTTCTATAACGAAATTGCTCCGATTTACAGCCGTTCCCGGTTCCTACCTCCCTCTAAGCTGTTGGATGCGAAGGTAACTGAATCAATTGTGGCAGAAGGCTGTATTCTCAAGAATTGTACAATCCATCATTCCGTTTTGGGTGTGCGATCGCGAGTAGAAGGCAATTGTGTGGTCGAAGATTCCATGCTCATGGGGGCAGACTTCTACGAACCCTTCGCCGAACGTCAATCCGGAACTCAACAAGGCAAGGTTCCCGTCGGTATTGGTGAAGGCAGCACCATCCGAGGCGCGATTATTGATAAGAATGCTCGCATTGGTCGCAATGTGCAAATTATCAATAAAGACCATGTGGAGGAAGGCAACAATAAAGAGACTGAAAAACTTGGTTTCTTGATTCGTGGCGGAGTCGTTGTGATTATCAAAAATGCCACGATTCCTGATGGTACAGTGATTTAG
- a CDS encoding J domain-containing protein — protein MVATDFKDYYSVLGVSRTASADEIKKSFRRLARKYHPDMNPGNQKAEARFKEVSEAYEVLSDPEKRKKYDQFGQYWKQAGSTSSSYGRGASSGVDFNGFDFSQYTTFDEFINELLGRMGTGNPGASTTGRRTSYNSNYNYRTTGRSTGFGGFEDFASYGAPPKTSNVSQEASIVLSFAEAFHGVQKRINLGSEVIEVRIPPGAKPGTRIRVRGKGSVNPQTAQRGDLYLTVSLQPHSFFQFEGDNLVCELPISPEEAVLGASIEVPTPDGRVQMSIPAGIRHGQSLRLRGKGWPNPKGARGDQLVKIAIAVPKTLSKSERECYEKLKTIRTQNPRANFGSVRL, from the coding sequence ATGGTGGCTACTGATTTTAAGGACTACTATTCCGTGTTGGGGGTTAGTCGCACTGCCAGTGCCGACGAGATTAAGAAGAGTTTCCGTCGTCTAGCCCGGAAATACCACCCGGATATGAATCCTGGAAATCAGAAAGCGGAGGCTCGGTTTAAGGAAGTTAGCGAAGCCTACGAAGTCCTGTCCGATCCGGAAAAGCGCAAAAAATACGACCAGTTTGGCCAATATTGGAAGCAAGCGGGTAGTACATCGTCGAGTTACGGACGAGGAGCTTCTAGTGGGGTAGACTTTAATGGCTTTGATTTTAGCCAATATACGACCTTTGATGAGTTTATTAATGAACTCCTCGGACGTATGGGAACGGGAAACCCCGGAGCGAGTACGACGGGCCGCAGAACTAGCTATAATTCCAACTATAATTACCGCACCACAGGACGCTCTACGGGATTTGGTGGATTTGAAGATTTTGCCAGCTATGGAGCGCCTCCGAAAACCAGTAATGTGTCCCAAGAAGCTTCCATTGTCCTCTCCTTTGCAGAAGCCTTTCATGGAGTCCAAAAGCGGATTAACTTAGGCTCAGAAGTGATAGAGGTGCGGATTCCTCCTGGAGCGAAACCCGGTACTCGGATTCGAGTGCGGGGCAAAGGTAGCGTCAACCCACAAACGGCACAACGGGGAGATTTGTATTTAACCGTGTCCTTGCAACCCCATAGCTTTTTCCAGTTTGAGGGGGATAATTTAGTCTGTGAGTTGCCCATTTCTCCGGAAGAGGCCGTTTTAGGAGCCAGTATAGAAGTCCCCACCCCCGATGGACGGGTACAGATGAGTATTCCGGCTGGCATTCGTCATGGTCAATCCTTGCGTTTGCGGGGTAAGGGATGGCCGAATCCAAAGGGCGCGAGAGGGGATCAGTTGGTGAAAATTGCGATCGCCGTTCCCAAAACCCTCAGCAAAAGCGAACGGGAGTGTTACGAGAAACTGAAAACCATCCGCACTCAGAATCCAAGAGCGAATTTTGGATCGGTTCGGCTGTAA
- the hcp gene encoding hydroxylamine reductase — MFCEQCEQTASGQGCHQWGACGKSPAVNGVQDLLVYCLRSLAPVALKAKEVGLSTLEVDRFTCEALFTTMTNVNFDKRYFANLIRHAIALREDLKDQIAQSTSVEWPEIAEYQPDFTGSLVEQGENITARLLESAKGNPDIFALKLLVLYGAKGMASYAFHAYELGQEDPEIYQFCHQALYAIDRDNLSLEEWVALALKVGEMNLKAMACLDAGHTQTYGHPVPTTVPLNPKLGKAILVSGHDIKQLAALLEQTLDSGITVYTHGELLPAHGYPQLKERYPHLYGHYGTAWQNQTRDFAKFPGPVVITTNCLMPPHETYEEHLYTVGPVGFPGIIHLPTIDDTVDYSLVISRAKTMKGFTEETEPRQVMTGFARNAVLSVSDTIIDAVKQGKIRHFFLVGGCDGAKPDRNYYTEFVEQVPQDCVVMTLACGKFRFFDQQLGTIGDIPRLLDVGQCNDAYSAIQIALGLANAFEMDVNQLPLSMVLSWYEQKAIAVLLTLLYLGIKDIRLGPTLPAFLTPNVFKLLSDTYNLQPISTPEADLAACLAG, encoded by the coding sequence ATGTTTTGCGAACAATGCGAACAAACCGCCAGTGGTCAAGGATGTCACCAATGGGGCGCTTGTGGGAAAAGTCCAGCCGTCAATGGCGTGCAAGATCTGTTGGTGTATTGCCTCAGAAGCTTGGCTCCTGTGGCCCTAAAAGCCAAAGAGGTAGGGTTATCGACCCTAGAAGTCGATCGCTTTACCTGTGAAGCCTTGTTTACCACCATGACGAATGTTAACTTTGACAAACGCTATTTTGCCAATTTAATCCGTCATGCGATCGCCCTACGGGAAGACCTCAAAGATCAAATTGCCCAATCTACAAGCGTTGAGTGGCCCGAAATTGCCGAATATCAACCCGACTTTACCGGAAGTTTAGTCGAACAAGGGGAAAACATCACCGCTCGCTTACTAGAGTCAGCTAAGGGCAACCCCGATATCTTTGCCCTCAAACTCCTGGTACTCTATGGAGCCAAAGGCATGGCTTCCTACGCCTTCCACGCCTACGAACTCGGTCAAGAAGACCCAGAGATTTACCAGTTCTGCCATCAAGCCTTATATGCGATCGATCGCGATAACTTGAGTTTAGAGGAGTGGGTCGCCCTAGCGCTCAAAGTGGGAGAAATGAACCTGAAAGCCATGGCTTGTTTGGACGCGGGTCATACCCAAACCTATGGTCATCCCGTCCCCACCACCGTACCGCTCAACCCCAAACTAGGTAAGGCGATCCTAGTTTCGGGTCACGACATCAAGCAACTGGCAGCTCTGCTCGAACAAACCTTAGACAGTGGTATTACCGTTTATACCCATGGCGAGCTACTCCCAGCCCATGGGTATCCCCAACTCAAAGAGCGATATCCCCATCTCTATGGTCACTATGGCACAGCCTGGCAAAATCAGACCCGCGACTTTGCCAAGTTTCCCGGCCCGGTGGTCATTACCACCAACTGCCTGATGCCTCCCCATGAAACCTATGAGGAACATCTGTATACTGTCGGCCCGGTAGGTTTTCCTGGCATTATCCATTTACCTACCATCGATGACACGGTGGACTATAGTTTGGTGATTTCCAGAGCCAAAACCATGAAAGGCTTTACGGAAGAAACTGAACCGCGTCAGGTGATGACGGGATTTGCTCGCAATGCCGTCTTAAGCGTGAGTGACACGATTATTGATGCAGTGAAACAGGGCAAAATTCGCCATTTCTTCCTGGTGGGAGGTTGTGACGGGGCGAAACCCGATCGCAACTACTATACGGAATTTGTGGAACAAGTGCCCCAAGATTGTGTGGTGATGACTCTAGCTTGTGGCAAATTCCGCTTCTTTGATCAGCAACTGGGAACCATTGGCGATATTCCCCGCTTATTGGATGTGGGCCAATGTAATGATGCCTATTCTGCCATTCAAATTGCCTTGGGGTTAGCCAATGCGTTTGAGATGGATGTGAATCAACTGCCCCTGTCTATGGTGCTGTCTTGGTACGAGCAAAAGGCGATCGCCGTCTTACTCACCTTACTCTATTTGGGAATTAAGGACATCCGCCTAGGGCCCACCCTACCCGCATTCTTGACTCCCAATGTGTTTAAGTTGCTCTCGGACACCTATAACCTGCAACCCATTTCTACCCCAGAGGCAGATCTGGCAGCCTGTTTAGCAGGGTAG
- a CDS encoding Ni/Fe hydrogenase subunit alpha codes for MSKKVVIDPVTRIEGHAKISIFLDDAGEVENAQFHVVEFRGFEKFCEGRPMFEMAGITARICGICPVSHLLASAKTGDKILAVQVPPGGEKLRRMMNLAQLTQSHALSFFHLSSPDFLLGWESDPATRNVFGLMAADPDLAREGIRLRQFGQNIIELLGARKIHSAWAVPGGVRSPLSEEGRAWIKDRLPESRTVTEKALSLFKRLLDSELTTEAEVFGKFSSLFMGLVGADGSWEHYGGHLRFIDSEGNIVADNLSEDDYQDFIGEAVENWSYLKFPYYKPWGYPDGIYRVGPLARLNVCDRIGTPNADRELQEMRDRAGGRVATSSFYYHYARLIEILACLERLEQLVDDPDVVSSRVRATGGINKLEGVGVSEAPRGTLFHHYKVDEQGLIEKVNLIIATGQNNLAMNKTVTQIAKHYIHGNEIPEAMLNRTEAGIRAYDPCLSCSTHAIGQMPLHLELVRADGSIAHQLHRD; via the coding sequence ATGAGTAAAAAAGTTGTTATCGATCCCGTAACCCGTATTGAAGGTCATGCCAAAATTTCCATCTTCTTAGATGATGCCGGAGAAGTGGAAAACGCCCAATTTCATGTGGTCGAATTTCGCGGATTTGAAAAATTCTGTGAAGGGCGACCCATGTTTGAAATGGCGGGAATTACTGCCCGTATTTGTGGTATTTGTCCTGTCAGTCACCTGTTAGCCTCGGCAAAAACCGGGGATAAAATCTTAGCCGTGCAAGTGCCTCCAGGAGGCGAAAAACTGCGGCGGATGATGAATTTGGCCCAGTTGACCCAATCCCATGCCTTGAGCTTTTTCCACCTCAGTAGTCCCGATTTTCTCTTGGGCTGGGAGAGCGATCCAGCGACTCGCAATGTGTTCGGTTTAATGGCAGCCGATCCTGATTTGGCGCGGGAAGGCATTCGTCTACGGCAGTTTGGACAAAATATTATTGAACTGTTAGGCGCGAGAAAAATTCATTCAGCCTGGGCAGTTCCCGGTGGGGTGCGATCGCCTCTTTCGGAAGAAGGTCGCGCTTGGATCAAAGACCGCCTACCGGAGTCGCGCACCGTCACCGAGAAAGCTTTGAGTCTGTTTAAGCGCCTATTGGATAGCGAGTTAACCACAGAAGCAGAAGTTTTTGGTAAGTTCTCCTCCCTGTTTATGGGCTTAGTTGGGGCTGATGGCAGTTGGGAACATTATGGCGGCCATCTGCGCTTTATTGACAGTGAGGGCAATATCGTTGCTGATAATTTGAGCGAGGATGATTATCAAGACTTTATCGGCGAAGCGGTCGAAAATTGGTCTTATTTGAAATTCCCCTATTACAAACCCTGGGGATATCCCGATGGAATCTATCGCGTTGGGCCTTTAGCGCGGTTGAATGTGTGCGATCGCATTGGAACGCCGAATGCTGACCGCGAATTGCAAGAAATGCGCGATCGCGCCGGTGGACGAGTCGCCACTTCTTCCTTCTACTATCACTATGCTCGCTTGATTGAAATCCTCGCTTGTCTGGAGCGTTTAGAGCAATTGGTAGACGATCCCGATGTGGTTTCCTCCCGTGTTCGCGCCACTGGAGGCATTAATAAACTCGAAGGAGTCGGAGTCAGTGAAGCGCCCAGAGGAACCCTTTTCCATCACTATAAAGTGGATGAACAGGGCCTAATTGAGAAAGTGAACCTGATTATTGCCACCGGTCAAAATAACCTGGCGATGAATAAAACGGTCACTCAAATTGCCAAACATTATATCCATGGCAATGAGATCCCCGAAGCCATGCTCAACCGCACAGAAGCCGGTATTCGTGCTTACGATCCCTGTCTGAGCTGCTCAACCCATGCGATCGGTCAAATGCCTCTCCATCTAGAGTTAGTGAGAGCCGATGGTAGCATTGCTCATCAACTTCATCGGGATTAA